A genomic stretch from Sulfurimonas sediminis includes:
- the folE gene encoding GTP cyclohydrolase I FolE: MSENTNSEFENAVKTMMHHVGEDPSREGLLDTPARVRKAYEFIYGGYKEDPAEILKKALFTTSNDEMVLVKDIEFYSTCEHHLLPIIGRVHVAYIPDGKVVGLSKIPRVVNVFARRMQIQEQLTEQIADAIMDTIAPKGVGVVIQARHMCMEMRGVEKINSTTTSSALRGLFKKDEKTRSEFFSLINSPTGNRY; encoded by the coding sequence TTGTCAGAGAATACAAACAGTGAATTTGAAAATGCAGTCAAAACAATGATGCACCATGTCGGAGAAGATCCAAGTCGTGAAGGGTTATTAGATACGCCTGCCCGCGTGCGAAAAGCCTACGAGTTTATTTACGGCGGATACAAAGAAGACCCGGCAGAGATTTTAAAAAAAGCGCTTTTTACAACAAGCAATGATGAAATGGTTTTGGTAAAAGACATAGAGTTCTATTCTACATGTGAACATCATCTTCTGCCTATTATCGGTCGGGTACATGTAGCCTATATTCCAGACGGAAAAGTGGTCGGACTTTCCAAAATTCCCCGAGTTGTCAATGTATTTGCCCGCCGCATGCAGATTCAAGAACAGCTGACGGAACAGATTGCTGATGCCATTATGGATACGATTGCGCCAAAAGGTGTTGGTGTTGTGATTCAGGCACGTCATATGTGTATGGAGATGCGGGGTGTTGAAAAGATAAACTCAACGACAACATCATCAGCACTGCGCGGACTTTTCAAAAAAGATGAAAAAACACGCAGTGAATTCTTTTCTCT
- a CDS encoding ribonuclease J, protein MAEETQEAVQSKPQEQRKPNNNRKPNNNRRPNGNQKKPNGEKNANAKPRTNNNKNKSRGRHKRGASPIDDKLKAFVVKNQEAHKQRLNPHYKLDLESKARVRVTPLGGLGEIGGNIAVFETDNEAILVDVGMSFPDEEMHGVDILIPDFTYLHEIKHKIVGIIITHAHEDHIGAVPYLFRELQFPIYGTPLPLAMIGNKFDEHHLKEARKYFNPIEKRKVYKIGNDFEVEWMHMTHSILDSSSVAITTAAGTVIHTGDFKIDYTPIDGYPADLHRLAHYGEKGVLCLMSDSTNSHNPNPTPSELSVAPALDRVFSKAEGRVVLSTFSSNIHRVYQAIQYAVKYGRKICVIGRSMERNLEVAMQYDYIKLPKNIFVEPDEVAHMSDKDVLIVTTGSQGEGNSALFRMSIGEHRHIKIKPTDLIVLSSRAIPGNEGSISQMLNHLQKCGAKIAYDKDLHVSGHASLEEQKLMLRLVNPKFFLPIHGEYNHVMKHKETAMLCGVPERNILLMTDGEQIEIAPKYMRKVKTVKTGKTYIDNQNNYEIEDDIVMDRQKLATDGVVMIVVQVSEQTGKMMDKPKVTSFGLVADKRDRAFAKEIEEILENFLLNMKPGLIGNPRTLEGDLRQVIRKHIFRKMKKYPLIVPNIFIH, encoded by the coding sequence ATGGCAGAAGAGACACAAGAGGCAGTACAAAGTAAACCTCAGGAACAACGCAAACCAAATAACAACCGCAAACCAAATAACAATCGAAGACCAAACGGCAATCAAAAGAAGCCAAACGGTGAAAAAAATGCAAATGCAAAGCCAAGAACAAACAACAATAAAAACAAAAGTCGCGGCCGCCACAAAAGAGGGGCATCGCCTATTGATGACAAGTTAAAAGCATTTGTTGTAAAAAATCAGGAAGCACACAAGCAAAGACTGAATCCGCACTATAAACTTGATTTGGAATCAAAAGCAAGAGTCCGTGTCACACCACTTGGCGGACTTGGAGAAATCGGCGGAAATATCGCTGTGTTTGAAACTGACAATGAAGCAATTCTTGTCGATGTGGGGATGAGCTTTCCAGATGAAGAGATGCACGGGGTTGATATACTGATTCCTGATTTTACCTATCTGCATGAAATCAAGCACAAAATTGTCGGTATTATCATTACACACGCGCATGAAGATCACATCGGAGCCGTACCGTATCTTTTTAGAGAACTGCAGTTTCCTATATACGGAACGCCATTGCCTTTGGCAATGATCGGAAATAAGTTTGATGAGCATCATTTAAAAGAGGCTAGAAAATACTTTAATCCTATTGAAAAAAGAAAAGTATATAAAATAGGAAATGATTTTGAAGTTGAGTGGATGCATATGACCCACTCTATTTTAGACTCTTCTTCAGTAGCTATTACAACAGCTGCAGGAACAGTCATTCATACAGGTGATTTTAAGATTGACTATACACCGATAGACGGATATCCTGCGGATTTACATCGTTTGGCCCATTATGGAGAGAAAGGTGTATTGTGCCTGATGAGTGATTCAACAAACTCACACAATCCGAATCCAACGCCATCAGAACTAAGTGTTGCACCGGCATTGGATCGTGTGTTTAGCAAGGCAGAGGGAAGAGTGGTTCTTTCAACTTTTAGTTCAAATATTCATCGTGTTTATCAGGCAATTCAGTATGCTGTGAAATATGGTCGTAAAATTTGTGTTATTGGGCGTTCTATGGAGCGTAATCTTGAAGTAGCTATGCAATATGACTATATTAAATTACCAAAAAATATCTTTGTGGAACCTGATGAAGTTGCACATATGAGCGATAAAGATGTTTTAATCGTGACAACAGGTTCTCAAGGTGAGGGCAATTCGGCACTCTTTAGAATGTCAATAGGCGAGCACAGACATATTAAAATCAAACCGACTGATTTGATTGTTCTCTCTTCTCGTGCTATTCCAGGAAATGAGGGTTCTATTTCTCAAATGCTTAATCACCTGCAAAAATGTGGAGCGAAAATAGCGTATGACAAAGATTTACATGTTTCGGGACATGCGTCTTTAGAAGAGCAAAAATTAATGCTTCGCCTCGTTAATCCTAAGTTCTTTTTACCGATTCACGGTGAATACAATCATGTAATGAAACATAAAGAGACTGCAATGTTGTGTGGTGTTCCTGAGAGAAATATTTTGCTTATGACAGATGGGGAACAGATAGAGATTGCACCAAAATATATGAGAAAAGTCAAAACTGTCAAAACCGGCAAGACATATATTGACAATCAGAATAATTATGAAATCGAAGATGACATAGTTATGGATCGTCAAAAACTTGCAACAGACGGTGTTGTTATGATCGTGGTTCAGGTGAGTGAACAAACCGGAAAAATGATGGATAAACCAAAAGTGACATCATTTGGTCTGGTTGCCGACAAAAGAGACAGGGCTTTTGCAAAAGAGATAGAAGAAATACTGGAAAACTTCTTGTTGAATATGAAGCCCGGACTTATCGGTAATCCTAGAACTTTAGAAGGTGATTTGCGTCAGGTTATCAGAAAACATATTTTTAGAAAAATGAAAAAATACCCACTGATTGTTCCAAATATCTTTATTCACTAA
- the rsmA gene encoding 16S rRNA (adenine(1518)-N(6)/adenine(1519)-N(6))-dimethyltransferase RsmA: MNKESVVAKKKFGQNFLKDQSVLRQIVEAMPKNENKIVEIGPGLGDLTKFLVDVKSVEAFEVDTDLCKLLQSTFKEEIATKRLHINCGDVLNAWQSELVREPYDLVANLPYYIATNILLKALADPMCKNILVMVQLEVAEKFCATAGEKVFGSLSVIAQSIGTAQIVVKVPPTAFDPQPKVDSAVFLIEKNADRNDKEFEDMLRVAFSQPRKTLVKNLSSKYDRKKLQEVLEKLELALTVRPHQVSTNDYHQLYKLTRSLDGRRDTRGSTK, from the coding sequence ATGAATAAAGAAAGCGTTGTAGCAAAGAAGAAGTTTGGACAAAACTTTCTCAAAGACCAGTCAGTTTTAAGACAAATCGTCGAAGCGATGCCCAAAAACGAGAATAAAATCGTAGAAATTGGGCCTGGCTTAGGTGATTTAACTAAATTTTTAGTTGATGTCAAAAGTGTAGAAGCTTTTGAGGTAGATACCGATTTATGTAAACTGTTACAAAGTACATTTAAAGAAGAGATTGCTACCAAGCGACTCCATATAAACTGTGGAGATGTTTTAAACGCTTGGCAGAGTGAACTTGTGCGTGAGCCGTATGATTTGGTGGCAAATTTGCCCTATTATATCGCTACGAACATACTATTGAAAGCACTCGCAGATCCTATGTGTAAAAATATACTTGTAATGGTTCAACTTGAAGTAGCAGAAAAGTTTTGTGCAACTGCAGGTGAAAAAGTATTTGGTTCTTTGAGCGTAATAGCCCAAAGTATAGGAACAGCACAGATTGTTGTGAAAGTTCCTCCGACTGCATTTGATCCGCAGCCCAAAGTGGATTCTGCTGTTTTTCTTATAGAAAAAAATGCTGATAGAAATGACAAAGAGTTCGAGGATATGCTAAGAGTTGCATTTTCGCAGCCTCGAAAAACTTTAGTGAAAAATCTATCTTCAAAATATGACAGGAAAAAACTTCAGGAAGTTCTGGAAAAACTGGAACTTGCATTAACGGTTCGCCCTCATCAGGTAAGCACTAACGACTATCACCAACTCTATAAATTAACAAGGAGTTTGGATGGCAGAAGAGACACAAGAGGCAGTACAAAGTAA